The nucleotide sequence GACCGCCGTCCGCTGATCGACTCCGGCGGCGGTGGGCCGTGGCGTGCGCGTGACGGGTCTGCGAATTGATCGCGGCTGCCCTTGTTTCGCCACAGGGGCGTGCTCACCTTCGGGCTTGCCAGGGGTTGCTTGGCTGCTCGCTCGCCGTCGGAGCCAGAGAACATGGTCGAGTTCAGAATGCAGCGCGAGGTGCGGCAGGGAGTGGCCCGGTTTCGGCTGGAGGGTGTGTTCACCGGGCAGGCGGCGTTCGCGCTGGTGCAGGCCCTGCGCGACGAGCGCGGCTCGGTGCTGCTCGACTTCGCCAAGGTGGAGCGCGTGGTGGACTTTGGCCTCGCCGCGCTGGCCACCGAGCTGCGCGCGCCCGAGGTCGCGAGCTTGAAGGTCGAGCTGCGCGGGCTCTCGGCGCACCAGCGTCGGCTGATGCAGTACTTCGGCCTCGAGGTCGACCGCGACGCGACGCCCAAGCACGACGATGCGACGGCGGATCCGATGGTGGCCCAGGTGGCGCTGGTGCCCGCGTAGGGAAGATTCCTTCCCACTCGCGAAGCCCCATCCCCAACCCTTCCCCCTCCTACCGGGGGAAGGGAGCGCATTGGCTTCCAGAACCCAGGAACGAGGAACGAACGTCGATTGGCACACTCTGAGCTAGACTCCAGCGTGCATGGTGGCCGAGCCGAGACCCATCACCCGCGCGCCGAGCCTTCTCAGTCCCGAGGCCGCGCAAGCGCTCCTGCAGAAGATCGCTGCGAACGTCGAACGCGCGGTGCAAGGCAACACCGAGGCGGTGCGCCTGGCGCTCGTCGCGCTCTGCGCGCGCGGTCACCTGCTGCTCGAGGGCGTGCCGGGCGTGGGCAAGACCTCGCTGGCGCAGGCGCTGGCGCGCTCGCTGGAGCTCTCCTTCACGCGCATCCAGTTCACGAGCGATCTCTTGCCCGCGGACATCGTGGGCGCCACGGTCTTCGATCCGCGCGCGGTGAGCTTCAGCTTCCGTCCGGGCCCGATCTTCGCGCAGGTGGTGCTCGCCGACGAGCTCAACCGCGCGCCGCCGCGCGTGCAGAGCGCGCTGCTCGAGGCCATGGCCGAGGGGCAGGTCTCGACCGATGGCGGGGCGCGGCCGCTGCCGGAGCCGTTCTTCGTCATCGCCACCCAGAACCCGCGCGAGCACGCGGGCACCTTCCCGCTCCCGGACGCGCAGCTCGATCGCTTCCTCTTGCGGCTCACGCTGAGCTACCCCGACCGTGCCAGCGAGCGGAACATCCTCCTGGCGCGCGGCGAGACGGAGCCGCACAAGTCGCTCGCGCCGGTGGCCAGCGCAGCGGACGTGGGGGCGCTGCAGACGGCCACGGCAGCGGTGCGCGTGGAGCCGCCGCTCGCGGACTACGTGGTCGCCTTGGCGGAGCGGACCCGCGCGGCCGGCTTCGCGCACGGCGGGCTCTCCACGCGCGGCGCGCTGGCGCTGCTGCAGGCCGCGCGCGCACACGCGCTGCTCCGCGGCCGTGGGCACCTCTTGCCGGATGACGTGAAGGCCGTGGCCGGCCCGTGTCTGGGGCACCGGCTCGCCCCGCCCGGCTCGGATGGCTTCGAGGTGGATCGCGCCGCGGCCGAGCGCCTGGTGGCGCAGGTGCTGGCGGATGTGCCCGTGCCGATCTGACATGTCACGTTTTGGTTAACAACCGATGAGCCTTCTGGGCCGCATCCTCGATCGCCTCGGCACCGTGCAATCGCGGGTGGGCCCGCCGCGCAAGCTGAAGGTCACGCGCGAGGGCTGGTTCTATGGCCTGCTCACCCTGGGCGTCGGCGCGGCGGCCATCAACACCGGCAACAACCTCCTCTACCTGGTGCTGGGCCTGCAGCTCGCGTCGATCGTGATCAGCGGCGTGCTCAGCGAATCGGTGATCACCGGGCTGGAGCTCACCTCGCTCGGCGCCGGTGACGCGCGCGTGGGCGAGCCCGGCGCCTGGCTGCTGCGCATCGGCAAGCGTCGCGGTCGCGTTCCCAGCTACTCCATCACCCTCACCGCCGCCGACGGCCCCGCGCGCGGCGCCAGCGCGGGCGTGCTCCGCCTCGCGCTCGGGACCACGCAGACGGTCGAGCTCCGCTTCACGCCCGAGCGCCGCGGGCGCTTCGTGGCCAAGAAGATCACCATCGCCACGCGCTTTCCCTTCGGGCTCTTCGAGAAGTCGCGCGAGCTCACCGCCGAGCAGGAGCTCTTCGTGTATCCGCGTCGCGGCGCCGCACCGCTCGAGTCCAACCGGCCCCGCCCCGACGACGGCCCGCGCCGCACCCACCGCGCTGGCCGCGGCCCGGAGCCGCTCTCGCTTCGCGGCTGGCTCCCGGGCGACGGGCTCTCGCGCATCCACTGGCTCAAGAGCGCCCAGCTCGGCACCTGGGTCGCCGCCAACCGGGAGCACGAAGAGGCGCCGGCCGTGGAGCTGCGCGTGGATCTGCGCGCCCAACCGGATCCGTCGGACCTCGCGCGGCTGGAGATGGAGCTGGAGCGCGCGGCGTCGGGCGCCGAGGCCGCGGTGTCCAAGGGCCAGCGCGTGCTCCTGCTGCTCGGGACGCAGCGCGTGGATGGTGCCGCGGACGCATCCGGCCGTCGCCGCTTGTTGCGCGCCCTCGCCGCCGCCGAGCCGGAGCTGCCACCATGAAGTGGCCCAAGCTCTCGTTGCCCGGCGCGCGCCGGCTCGCCAGCCACGCCGCAGCCCTCTCCGCGTTCGCCGCCATGACCACCGGCGGCGAGATCCCCTGGCCAGCGACCGCCGCGTTCGTGGCGGTGGTGATCGCCTCGCTCGCCAAGCGCGACCGCCCCATCCCTGGCCTCTCGGCGGCGCTCACCGTGGCCACCGCGGGCGCGGGCGTGGTGCTGCTCTTCCTGGTGGCGCAGGGCCCGCTCGACCTCGTGCTCGGCGCGAGCCTCTTCGCTGCGGCGGTATGTGCCAACCGCCTGCTCGGCCGCAAGAACCCCGCCGACGATCCGCTGCTCCTGCTGACCACGCTCCTGCTCCTCGCCGCCGGCGCCGCGCTCTCGGGCGAGGTGGCGTACGCGGCCTGCTTCGTGGCCTACGGCTTCTCGGCCACGCTGGCCCTCACCTTGAGCCACCTCGAGCGCTCCGCCGAGGAGGCCCACCTCTCGCCCACCGCGCGCGACGCGCTGCTCGGACCGAGCCTGGCGCTCTCCGTGACGGGGCTCTCGGCGCTGGCGCTGCTCGGCGCGGGCGCGGTCTTCGTGTTCTTCCCACGCTTGAACGCGCAGTGGCTCGGCCGGCAGCGCGGCGCGCACGGCGCCACCGTCGGCTACACCGGCCAGGTGGAGCTCGGCGGCAGTGGCGAGCTGGGCACCGACGCCCGCCCTGCCCTCCGCGTCCGCTTCCCCGACTACCCCGCCGACCACCTCCCGCGCACGATCGTCGACGAGGAAGGCTCGCTCGACCTCCTCTGGCGCGGCGGCGTGCTCGACACCTTCGACGGCAAGACCTGGAGCCAGACCCCGAGCACGGGACGCAAGGGCCGCGTCGATGGTCACAAGCCGATTCCGGGCACGCCGACTGGACCGGTGGCGCTGCGGGCGCAGGTGGAGGTCCTGCCCCAGACGCAGTCCATGCTCATCTTCTCGCCTGGCGAGCCGCAGGCGGCGCGCATCCTCTCCCTGGACACGCCGCAGGAGCGTCAGCGTGGCTCGCTGGCGATGATCGATCGCCAGGGGCGCGCGTACATCTTCCCGCAGCCGGAGGGCTACTACGCGTACGAGGTGTGGACCAAGCCGGTGGACGGCGCGCACCTCCGCGGCCAGGGCCGCGACTACCCCGACGACATCCGCGCGCGCTACCTCCAGCTCCCCGAGAACCTCGACCCGCGCATCGCCGCGCTCGCCAAGCAGTGGGCAGGCACGGCCGCCGAGCCGCTCGATCAGGCCCAGGCGCTGGTCAACCACCTGCGCACCGAGTACCGCTACTCCACCCAGCTCCCCGGCGCCGTGGCCGATCCGCTGGCCGACTTCCTCTTCACGCGCAAGGCCGGGCACTGCGAGTTCTTCTCCACGGCCATGGCGGTGATGCTCCGCACCCTGGGCATTCCCTCGCGCGAGGTCACGGGATTTGCGGGAGGCATCCGCGCGCCTGCGGGTGACCACTTCATCGTCCGCGGCGGCGACGCCCACGCCTGGGTGGAGGTCTACGTGCCGGGCACGGGCTTCGTGGACTTCGATCCCAGCCCGCCGTCCTCGCGCAACGCCGTCCCCACCGGGGCCACCGCCTGGCTCATGGCCCTCTCCGACACCGCCAGCGAGTGGTGGCGCCAGGCGGTCATCGACTACAACCTGCGCACCCAGCTCGAGGCGCTTCGGCGCGCGGGCCAGGCCCTCTCCGGGGTCGCGGAGCGCTTCTCACGCACCGACGACGAGCCGCACGCGCTGCCCTGGCGCCGCTTCACGCCGCTGCTCTGGCTGGTCGGCGTGGTGATGGCGTTCGTCGCCGTGCGCCGCGCGCTCCGTCGATCGCACAAGCCCTCGCCGGGTGACGAGGCCGCGGAGGCGTACGCCAAGCTGCTGCAGCTGCTCGCGCGACGCGGCGTTCACCGCGGCGACGCGGAGACCGCCCGCGAGCTCTGCGCCCGGTTGCACCGCGAGGCCTTCGCGCACGCCACCGACGTCGAGCGGCTCACCGCGCTCTACGAGCAAGCGCGCTTCGCCGGGCGCCCCTGGGACGCCGGACAGCGCGCCCAGGTGAGCCAGCTCCTGGGCGCCGTCCGCCGCTGATCGTCTGCGGACTCGCTAGTGGCAGTAGCCCGGGTGCACCAGGCTGCTGAAGAGCTTCTTGCAGCTCTGGCCCGAGGGACAGGCGTCGGCGGTGCCCGCAGCCGCGGCGGTGTCGCAGATGCGGTAGCAGAGCGACTGGCCGGAGCTGTTGGTGAGGCACTGATCGCCCTGCTGGCAGCCGTCGGGCGCGTTGGAGCAGTCCTGACCGGTGCCGATGGGGCTCTTGGGCTGCGCCGCGCAGTAGCCGAGCGGCTGGCCGGTGATGCGGTCGCCGAAGACCCAGTTGCACTTCGCGCGCGGGCCGCCGCAGAAGGTGGTGCAGCCCGACTGGGTGGCGTCCGCCGTCCAGGGATCGCACGGGGTGTCGCAGCCGCCCACCTGGTAGGTGGACACGAGGTTCACGCCCTGGAGCGACACGCAGGTCTGGCTCGCCGGGCAGCCGGGGATGCTGTTCGTCCCGCCCGCCTGCACGTCGCAGAGGGGCGAGCACACGCCGCCCATGCACCAGCTGTCCTTGCCGCAGAGCAGATCCGGGTACGCCGCGCCCGCCGCCGTGTCGCACGCGTTGCCCACGGTGGAGGCCGTGGTCGGGGCCACCGCCTGGCAGAAGCCAAAGACCGTGGAGAGATCGCCGTAGTACTGCGGCACGCACATGGTGTTCGGGTGGCCCGCGCACGGCTGGTAGAGCACCGAGGGATCGCTCTTGAGGCCACTGCCGCAGAACGGATCCGAGCTGTTGCTCGGGTCGGTGCAGCTGCCGTCGAGCGTGGCCGCGCCGTCGAAGCAGAGGATGGGCTGGCACGCCGGCACGCCGCCGCTCTGGTCGCAGAGCATGGAGAGCTCAGGCGGGTTGGAGTTGCTGGAGTCGATGGAGATGGCCGTGGTGCAGTCGGTGTCGGCGGTGCAGGTGGGCGCGCAGATCGAGCCGTGGCCGTTGCCGAAGAGCGCCGAGTACAGCTGCGAGAAGAGCGTATTGCTCGTGCAGCTCAGCCCCGGGCCGCCCGGCGACTCGATGCAGTCGCTGGCGCTGTTGCAGTCGCCGAAGATGCCCGGCTGCGGCGTGCAGGTGTGGCTGGTCGGGTCGCACTTCAGGGGCCCGCCCTTGGCGCAGTAGTCGTTGTTCGGGTCGCAGGGGTCGCCCGCGTAGCAGCCCGACGAGGTCACATTGCAGGTGGTGGGACCGGCCGGGTTGGCGTTGGTGTACTGGCAGGTCATCGCCGGCGCGGTGGAGCCGGTGGAGCCGCTCGAGCCCGTGGAGCTGGCGGTGGTGGTGGTGGTGGCGCCCGTGGAGCCGCTGTCCGAGCCCGACGAGGTGGAGCCGCTGTCCGAGCCCGACGCCGTGGTCGAACCGCTGTCCGAGCCGGAGCCCGAGGTGGTGGTCGAGGTGGTCGAGCCACTGCCCGAGCCCGAGCCCGACGAGGTGGAGCCGCTGTCCGAGCCGGAGCTGGCGGTGGACGCGGTGGTCGAGGAGCTGGAGCTGCTCGCCGTCGACGCCGCAGTGCTGCCCGAAGAGCCGGTGGTCGGCGCCGCCTTGCAGGTCAGGCCCGGGCCGCAGGGGTTGGCGTTGGGATCGCACGCGTCGCCGAGCGCGGCCAGGTGGCACACGTTGCCGCCGTCGCCCGCGGCGATGCAGGCGAACTGGGTGCCGTGCGCCGCGTCGCCACAGCAGTCGGCCGCGGTGGCGCAGGCCTCGCCGTCGTTCTTGCAGGTCGGCAGGTGCGAGGTGGTGCAGATGCCGTTGCTGCACACCAGCGCGCCGCAGCAGGTGCCGCCGGAGCTGCAGTCGTCGCCGAGCGCGAGGCACACCGCGGTCGAGCCGCAGCTGCCGCGGCAGTAGCCATTGGTGCAGGTGAGGCTGTTGCCACAGCCCACGCTGCCGTCGCACGGGTCGCCCTCGTGGCCGGGCAGCGCGCAGGTGCCCGCGCCGCCGCAGAGGTAGCCGGTGCAGCAGGGGCTCGTGGCGTTGCAGGTGGCGCCGGTCTGGCCGCAGCCGCCGCCGGTGCTCCCGCCCGAGCTGCTGCCGGTGCTGGTGGTGGTCGTGGTGCTGCCCGAGCCGCCGGTGCTGCTCGCGGTGGTGCTGCCCGTGCCCGCGGTGGCGCCAGTGGTGCCCGACGACGAGCTGCTGGACTTGCTGCCCGAGCAGCCCGCCGCGAAGACACAGAGGGCGAGGAGGATCGACTTGCGCATGTCAGGTCCTTCGGAAAGAAGTCGCGAGCGAATATCCGGATTCAGCCCTGGGTGCAAACGCGGTCAGGGGTCCACGCCGGGCGGCGTCGACGAGCCTTCGCCTTGACCGCGCCCGCTGCGGCGCTTACTCAACGCCCGCCCCGTGACCGCGCCCACCTCAGAGTTCGTCGACCCCGCCGGCCAGGCGCTCCTGGACCTCGGCT is from Deltaproteobacteria bacterium and encodes:
- a CDS encoding AAA family ATPase, producing the protein MVAEPRPITRAPSLLSPEAAQALLQKIAANVERAVQGNTEAVRLALVALCARGHLLLEGVPGVGKTSLAQALARSLELSFTRIQFTSDLLPADIVGATVFDPRAVSFSFRPGPIFAQVVLADELNRAPPRVQSALLEAMAEGQVSTDGGARPLPEPFFVIATQNPREHAGTFPLPDAQLDRFLLRLTLSYPDRASERNILLARGETEPHKSLAPVASAADVGALQTATAAVRVEPPLADYVVALAERTRAAGFAHGGLSTRGALALLQAARAHALLRGRGHLLPDDVKAVAGPCLGHRLAPPGSDGFEVDRAAAERLVAQVLADVPVPI
- a CDS encoding DUF58 domain-containing protein, with the translated sequence MSLLGRILDRLGTVQSRVGPPRKLKVTREGWFYGLLTLGVGAAAINTGNNLLYLVLGLQLASIVISGVLSESVITGLELTSLGAGDARVGEPGAWLLRIGKRRGRVPSYSITLTAADGPARGASAGVLRLALGTTQTVELRFTPERRGRFVAKKITIATRFPFGLFEKSRELTAEQELFVYPRRGAAPLESNRPRPDDGPRRTHRAGRGPEPLSLRGWLPGDGLSRIHWLKSAQLGTWVAANREHEEAPAVELRVDLRAQPDPSDLARLEMELERAASGAEAAVSKGQRVLLLLGTQRVDGAADASGRRRLLRALAAAEPELPP
- a CDS encoding DUF3488 domain-containing protein produces the protein MKWPKLSLPGARRLASHAAALSAFAAMTTGGEIPWPATAAFVAVVIASLAKRDRPIPGLSAALTVATAGAGVVLLFLVAQGPLDLVLGASLFAAAVCANRLLGRKNPADDPLLLLTTLLLLAAGAALSGEVAYAACFVAYGFSATLALTLSHLERSAEEAHLSPTARDALLGPSLALSVTGLSALALLGAGAVFVFFPRLNAQWLGRQRGAHGATVGYTGQVELGGSGELGTDARPALRVRFPDYPADHLPRTIVDEEGSLDLLWRGGVLDTFDGKTWSQTPSTGRKGRVDGHKPIPGTPTGPVALRAQVEVLPQTQSMLIFSPGEPQAARILSLDTPQERQRGSLAMIDRQGRAYIFPQPEGYYAYEVWTKPVDGAHLRGQGRDYPDDIRARYLQLPENLDPRIAALAKQWAGTAAEPLDQAQALVNHLRTEYRYSTQLPGAVADPLADFLFTRKAGHCEFFSTAMAVMLRTLGIPSREVTGFAGGIRAPAGDHFIVRGGDAHAWVEVYVPGTGFVDFDPSPPSSRNAVPTGATAWLMALSDTASEWWRQAVIDYNLRTQLEALRRAGQALSGVAERFSRTDDEPHALPWRRFTPLLWLVGVVMAFVAVRRALRRSHKPSPGDEAAEAYAKLLQLLARRGVHRGDAETARELCARLHREAFAHATDVERLTALYEQARFAGRPWDAGQRAQVSQLLGAVRR